One Zingiber officinale cultivar Zhangliang chromosome 10B, Zo_v1.1, whole genome shotgun sequence genomic window, TTTGATATCTTTCTAATCTTAGAAAATGGTTTTGCAGTACATACTGACAGCAATGGTGagttaaagaaagaagaaaacaagaCAAAGAAAGAATAAGCCGAATTCGAGGCTAACGGAAAAGtaaaattccatctgctaagtgcgttgccaccacaagaggtcaaCAAAATTAGAGTCTACAAATCCACAAAAGACCTCTGGAAAAAATttctagagcttcacgaaggatcctccaaagccaagctcgcaagaagagATCTACTTCAGAACCAACTGACGAATCTTCTATTGAAGGAAGGTGATACAGTCCCTCAACTGCACATCAAGctaaaggaactcatcaccaaactcacaaatcttggagaaaaggtaaccaactaaGATTTgttaaggtatgcacttaactcTTTTCCTAGAACACTTAAATAGTCAactctagtagatgcatattacatctctagagacttagagataaataatttagaagaattattttttacttttaaaattcatGAGTCTAGATGTGCATATCTAAAGAATGAGCTAAAGTAGAACATTAccttaaaggtaaaaatggaCGAACCAGATTTTGAAACATCTCTCGACGATGATGAAATGACATTTTtggtaagaaagtttaaaaaaaaattagaactaataaattcaatcaagtgtAGGCCAAAATGAGAGTGATATACTATCACTGAAATGAAGAAGCACACGTCAAAGACAACTATCCAAAAATGAAGAACGAGGACAAAAAACTGACCCACACAAAGCACAAAAATCTAAAGACGACGTGCGATGAAACATTGTTAAAGTCGAAGATTGAAGCTCATGCCGGACTTGCgctaatggcaagtcaccaagaagaagacgaagtaagctcatccgaaataagcatcgaaagcatcaacgAAGGGAGAGAAACGTTAGAGGAAAGCAAGACtacagggggagcttcagataaCAAAATTaagaaggtaagtcaggtacggccTCTACCTCTTGACCAATTAtacaaatttatcaaaatattatctGAAAATTCCTGTCAACtagaaaattataataaaagattATTAAAGAAAAACAAAGAGCTAAAAGGAACTTTAGAAAAATCTTATCGACTAGAagattttgacaaaataaaaatagaaaatgaaaacataaaagaacaaatagaaaatttgaagaattCTGTATGTTCGAATATTActactttaaattttagaaattatcaaggactaaattgctattttagatatcataagggtcaaattagaaaattatcatgaaaatatattcctaaaTTGCTACTTTATTTATATCTATTTAATCAGTAtaaatattttaagaatttttagcaattaaaaataattttaaaatgaacagtataaatattttaagaatttttagcaattaaaaataattttaaaatgattgttcCAAAACTGCTTTAAAAATTGTAAAagttcaaattttcaaaaatttaaacttcATTATTTTTCTGAATGTTTGTCATTTTTTTCCGCTAgagattatttgaaaaaaaatttcaaagattttccctatttttaatgtgatcaaaggaggagaattaGAGATTATGTCTAGGGGGAGGATACATTTGATTTTGCATTACAATCATTTTGATTTTGCTgttattaattacaaattatgtatatgttattttactgttatttattttaatttactctaacttaacttggattgctcacataaaaaaggaggagattataagtaccctgtaatagttttgatgtgatcaaccaagtcaagttacgTTCTGTtgtattttgatccttgtgtctaagtatgcaggaacttagcaGCACAAGAATCGAGTGAAAGATGTAGCTAGCAAGAATGATGGCATGGgaaggagtcgacgggctcagtgtatCTAAGGGATgaagtgttgcggaagagtatgttggcgaacgagaaggaaccGCATGAcatttccaagggatgagaatcaagagcggaagattgctcgagaaggtcggaagatgggttcaggtgagctcaattccAAATGGTCGAAGTCACCCAAGCGAATGGACTGGAGTGAAAGCCCAGAAAAAAAAAAGTCAACTTAGAGTTGATTATTGTCCGGGCGCCTAGGCCACTTTGGTGCCAACCGGGGCACCTCGACTCGTCAACATTATGGATCAACGTCAGCAATGGTTCGAGCACTCGGAGCTGGATAAAATTCTATCTCATGTCCATTACGTAGCCGTTTGCAAGAAGATAAGATTTTCCATGTTGGGGGCGCCCGGAGAGGGTCCGAACGCTCAGACCGTGCCATGTCAGTAAATGGTCAGTTTCAACCAATGAgttataaatagagccttggtcTTTTCCATTTCTAAGAACACACTTTATACTTCGAATCTCTCTCCATTTTTCACTTCCAGGCTTTATTTttgtgtacgaggcttctccgccgcCGACGTTTTGTTCAAAAAGGAGATCTTTATAGTGAGCTTATTTTActtggagtagcaatcctctTATTGTAATCCAAGTAAATTCTTTGTCTCGTACTCCTCTTAATTctgttattatttctttaagtgtATAATTGTTTGAAAGTCTGATAGTTTGAGAAAGGTATTCATTGTTTTATTGtgcaaggcaattcacccccctcttgccggtcatAAGAGACCTACACCTTGAGTCTCTTGCATcctttttatgttattatttttgacTAACTAATGTGTGTTGACTTTgctaaagaagaaaacaaaagatcAATTTTTTACAGGGCAATTCATCTCCTCTTGCCGGCCACACCAGGACCAGCACTAGTGCCCCCAATATGACCTTATAGGCGGAGACCGTATCCACTATAATGAAAGGTGTATGTCGAGTCCTCATCAAAGGTTCTTCTTCCAAGGATAAGGAATGGTTTATCTAGTCGAATGGCTGTACTTCATGCCTATTGAATCCGAACAAGGAGGTGTCCATGGGCCTAAGTTCTTCTCCTTCAATTTGTATTTGATGGAAGGtcttcttgaagataatattgACTGAACTGCCCATGCCCACAAATAACCTCTTCATATTGTAATTGGGTATAAGAGCATGAATCACCATAGCATCCTTACGTGGGGCTTCCACTCCTAAATCTTGAGGACCAAAACTGATTAAGGGGCCTTCTCTAGCGTTAACTACATAGCTCTCTAGTTTATGACCATAAGTCTTCTTGGCTCAGTTGGAATCTCCATCTATCGGGCCTCTAGAGATCATATTTATATATCCCCTTATTGAGGGGCATTGCCTTTGTCTTTTTTCCGATCAACCTCTTGATAGAATTGGGATGACCCTCGAAGTCCATGAGACAGTGAACGGGCTTGTTGATTCGATTAACGAGTGACTTTATCACACCGAGTGGTCTGAGGAGGAGAACATCAAGAATGCTCGAGGGATAATCTTCTGGGTGGTGAATGTCGTTCAGCCACTCATCGTAGTTCCTTGCCATACTAGTGGAATTCGTGGGTAGAATGACCCCATGATTGGTGGTAGGCGTAGAAACAACCTATCATCTTGGGAAGTCATCGACCTGACTTGAAGATTGGGGTCAAGGTGGTCTCTACAGTCTAcacaatttttttcttttctttgagcTGACTGTTGGTGACTTGGGCGTGACTCCTGATTCCTTAAGGGGGTGGGGGAGCTTTGTGGTTCAACTGAGTAGAGGGGAAATCAGAGCATGAACTTCTTTCCTTCTTGTGAATTGAGCTTCTTCCATGTTGACATACTTGACCGTTTGTCCCAGCAAGCTGTCAAAATCTATCAAAGGCTTCTTCTCCAGAGAATGGAAGAAGTCTTCTTTTATTAACCTCTGCGAGAAAGTACTCACTAGCACTTCCGAAGTAGCTAAAGGCATGCCCAAAGTGACTTTGTTGAATCATTGAATGTATTCTTTCAACGTTTCCTTTGGCTTTTGCTTGAGGGCAAACAATTTGAGCACGGTTTTATGATATCTTATGCTCCGGATGAAATAGTGTAGGAAGACAGTCTTGAAGTCTTCAAAATATTAAACGGAGGAAGTCGGGAGTCAGCTAAACCATCGTTGAGTCAAGCCCGCTAGAGTAGTCAGAAAGATACGCCACTTAATGTCGTTAGAATATTGGTGTAACAAAGCCGCATTCTTAAATCGGCACAAGTGATCCTCGGGGTCGGTTGCTCCTGTGTATTCCCCTATCTGTAGTAGTTGGATATGATGAGGTAATTTTTCTTCAACGATACTCTAAGAGAAAGGAGTACCCGGGGAATCCTTTGAGCCATCGGTAATTGGGTCCTTGCCTCCAAATGGGGTCTTGGGGAGGCGTCTCTTCTATCGAGGAATCCAGAGACTGCTAATGTCCCTTGGATATTTCCATGGGAGTCTGAATCATGGTCTGAGGGAATTCAGCCGGCTGTAATAGCCTTGACCTCATGTCGGGCACTTGAGGTACCTCGGCTGACGTCACAGGTATCTTTGAGGTCAAAAGATTTGCCATTTGTTGCTTCTGCAATGCCTCTTGTACTTTGACTGCTACAAGTTGATTGAAATCTTTTTGTGTCATGGTGATGATAGCAGATCTTTCATTGTCATTCATCTTAATGCCTCAGTTCAAGACTTGTGTTCCCACAAACTATGCCAATTTGTTCTAGCCTGAGATCATCGATGGGTGAGCCACAGGTGAGCTACCTTCTGTGTTGACTAGGTCGTTGAACGCCTAGCAAGGTTGAGGGTTGGGAGAACTCATGAAGCTGGAATGAAAAACAAAGAGGGAGAAAAGAGTGTGAGAATGGAGGCAAGGCGTGCCCTAGCTCAGCcattccgatgctcaagttagtctccgacAAGGGATAAAtggagaagatgaacagtagatgAGGAGTGTATATATATGCACATATGTGTTCCTTGGCCCATGAATGCGGGCTCATTCTAGAACACTGCTGAAATGATATTCTTTCCTCATTAATTAGATGTCATGTCACACTAAAGAAAATGTTACATCATCGTATGCCAACCATATTTGTATAATCATATTGTCCCATGCGTTCTAACATCCTAGATGTTGTATCATTTATGATGCTAGCCCACTAGAGATGGATCCATTGGGCCTAAGGGCCTGATCTGTTTAGCAAAAGGAGAGCTAGATCAGCGAGATCAATTTGAAGAAGTTGGGGGAGCTGAGCCCCTAGACTCAAGTGAATCGATGGGAAGAATCAGGGAGGATGAGCTGAGCAAAGTGTTGAGCTAGTGTGCCGAATGGAGCCGAGTAGGACATTGAGTTGGCAGGGCCAAATGGACATCCTTCTCGTTTCGGATAGCCGGACTGAAAGTGACTTTTAACCCATCTAGATTTTGACCTCCACCATAATAAGAATATTGACCTTCTTCCTACCTGTGGAAACTCTCGATTTACTCCCTATATCATAtaacattataaaaaaaaaatagacaagctATGAAGAAATTTTGTTTAGATGATCATATCTGATTATTTCACTTGTAGACTCAAATTAATGCATTGACTGACTTGATATATGTGTACGCATTCGGATTATGAAAAACAAAGTCATTGTACATTCCATTAATGCATACACTTGACTTGATATATGTGTACACGCTAAATGGAATGCATTAATTTAGTGTACATTTATAACGTGGAATTTGTTGGGGTCGAAGTCTACATATGAAGTCTTTGGTGTCCATGTCAACTTCAATACATTTCCAAACACTGTTGTTTGAAGATTGAATTTACTTTCAGTCGTCCAAGTTTTCACACTCCATGTGAATGCTGAGATGTAGGAAAATATAATTAAACCATGCCATGTTTTCATCATTTATTTCAAGCATGATCATGAAGAAAACTCTTTCGAAATTCTTTTAATTTCCAAGGTACTTAATTTGGCATAAAGTTCTGAATGTACACTATCTTTCCAAAATGCTCAGCACAAAAGTCTCAAAGAAAACAATGAAGTCTAGCTAAAGAATCATGGAGTTGAAACTTTTGCCCTCTCTGTATCAATTAGGTCGAAGCTGAGCTCGGGACCAAGGTACGTCGCTCCGACGACATGGAGATCATCCGGAACTCCAGTCTCCTCGAGTATCGAAAAACCTGACCACTCGCAACTAGTGCATGATTACTTAACTAACTCGAAGGTGTTCCACACAAGCTAATAAGTAGATTAAGGTTAAGCAACATTAATGCAATTACCGGGAAGAGAAGGTACTGGGGTGCTAACATAGTAGCTCGATGACCTTCCTTGCTGCtctgaatatggtggagccaagACGTCCAATATCGCACAGGGAGACAAGGCAGTGATCGAGTGAATGTTGCCTCCACCCTTTGGAAACAAAACTGACACCTTTGACGAGGATTGCAGGGTGCAACCATCATCCACAGTCCTTGCTAATCCacctaattaattataaaatacgaTCACTGAGGCATATATGCATCAATTAATGGGTCGATCGAtgcttaattacttcttctaggGCTATTGGAGCTCGATGATGAGTCGACCCAGTCGTAGGACTGCACTGAAATGGATCCATACAGGACTTTGGTGAGGACGACCATGTTTGGATGATCATGCAGAGGTAGAGTTGCACCGGCCGGGAAGCAAAACACTcctatctaattaattaattcacAAGACTTAATTCCCAGtaaaagttaatttaatcttTCCAAAACTTTGAGAATTATTGCAAGTATTAATTAATTCATACAGAGAAGTCTTGGCATTCATGAATGTGTACGTATGTGATCTCTCTAACTGCTTGCCCTAAGATGAGTCCATGGCTGCTCTCCTCTCCTGATCCATCGATACCGACGTCGATCGGCTCCATCGCATCTGCAGTAGTGAAAAGAGGAAACTGAAACGATCTGCTGAAGCATCCGTATATGTGATCATGCATGCAAATATATATACCAAGAATGGTTTGGAGCCATCTGAGTTGCCACAGAGTTGGAAGAGCTTTCGtcggagaagaggagaagatgatGGCACAGGCATCATAAAGCCTCTGCACTGTGCTCCTCTCGGTGGCCACCATGGCCGCCATGAAGTGATGGAGGTGAGGAGCCGCAGCAGGTGCATGGAGGAGTCCAAAGATAAAGGCTGTAGCTGGAGTGGAATTGGCTAGAGGTTTTAGGTGAAAGAAACCATGGGCACCCACAACTTTACTGCTGTttactttctttcttctttcttttactgttcgAGCTTATCCTCCCACGTTGACAATGGACATTATAACAGACTTTTCGATCAGAGACTGATTCAAATTCctgcttaatttcttattaagagTACGTCACTGCGTAGGGTTCAGGCTTTCCTTAACTAGCTAGCTATTTTTGGAAGAGTATTATAGGGTTTAGGGTTAATCGTGCATGGGACGAGGAAGATTTAGATAGACAAATTATAAAGTAAAAAGAGCACCTCAGTCGACCTAAAAATGTTTAATGAATATTGTTACTTTTTAACAACGAACGAATATTTGTTGTTGAATTTTGGGATCTAAATCCTAaccttaaattttcttattttcccACTCACACGTATAGCATCTTAGCTGGTTCTCTTCAACTCACGAAGTACGCTGATCTCTTCCAGTAATATTTAATTCTTTCCCTCCTTTCCCATCCCCTCCACTCCTCTGTACGCTACTCGCGGCTGGCCTCGTGGTTGGGGGTAAGCGCGGCTGGCCTTTCGATCAATTATTAATCTACACTAggttgactatgtcacacctagcccaaataATAGTTCCTTCTTCTAGTTGATTCAAATTACTTAAACACGTATTCAGGAAGATCATTCTTTTAACGTGTAATACTTTGACCAAAGATTtacgagtaataatcctaacaagagACTTTAGGGTATACGTCTCTTTTATCAAAGGAGCAAAATCCTCTGTGAGCTATTTAAATACCGTAGGACATATTGACTTATACCCAACCATCCCAAATTTACGCCTCCTAGGAGGTATCCTActaagatgttaaagtataaatttctatgaccaagatgactatACTTCAATGGTCAAGTGCGTACCATATCACCTTGTCATTTTTATGACCCAAGCGTCGGACTTGGAAATAGTCGAGGTTAAGATCCCGGCTGCGATAGCAACCAATCCTTCGCACAAGGGTTGAGCACATATCATATTGTTGTTGTCCTTTTCAAGGCTCAAATTCCCCCGACTTAGATATAGTCAGGGTCAAAATTCTAGCTACGATAGCAACCTCCCCTTTGGACAAGGGTCGAATGTATACCGCATCATCATTGTACTTTTATGGACCCAAACTACCTCGACTCAAATATAATCAGGGTTAAGATCCCAACCGCGGTAGCAACTTCTCCTTAGAACAAGGGTCAAGTGTGTTACTAAACACACTCTCGACTTGAGGATAATTGAGGGTGAGACAAAAAGACTGGGTTCCAAGAACAAAGTGGGAGCAATTCATTACAAAGAGGAAGTCCAAAACATTTAATTCACAAAATGCAATTTATTATTCAACAATTTTAAGATGAATCAACGGTTCCCCCTCGGGGATGTTGTCAGTAATCTTAGACAAGCTGATGGTGGGAAGTGGCGTGTAGGCCGACAGATGTCTTCTTTCGGCCATCTGTTGAATAGCATTGTTCAtcccattgttggttgctactcggaatatcgtactagtttccctgtacaaaaattttgtataagtcccgaacctttcctaacaacctattgtgttctttagaaattaaatt contains:
- the LOC122030448 gene encoding plant cysteine oxidase 3-like, with product MAAMVATERSTVQRLYDACAIIFSSSPTKALPTLWQLRWLQTILDAMEPIDVGIDGSGEESSHGLILGQAVREITYVHIHECQDFSIGVFCFPAGATLPLHDHPNMVVLTKVLYGSISVQSYDWVDSSSSSNSPRRSGLARTVDDGCTLQSSSKVSVLFPKGGGNIHSITALSPCAILDVLAPPYSEQQGRSSSYYVSTPVPSLPGFSILEETGVPDDLHVVGATYLGPELSFDLIDTERAKVSTP